A stretch of the Methylocystis iwaonis genome encodes the following:
- a CDS encoding HpcH/HpaI aldolase family protein, whose translation MNARLRLRSLLDQGQPAGGLFLSLPAPQIVEIAAVAGFDFVLIDLEHTLIGGRELEELIAAADRSGISALVRVADARSERILPVLDAGAAGIVVARVSSLEDAREAIRRARYAPLGNRGLNAGRLGRFGDCDLPALLRQLDRETLLIALIEDAVGLAAAEEIASLPGLDGLLLGAADYSQSIGVPWQTTAESVRAADRQLAAIARRTGRYFFAIPRRDEDVVDHLRDGALGIIAGNDRGVLRQALSSKDRLWREIYRRQEIGSRRIEDE comes from the coding sequence GTGAACGCGCGGCTGAGGCTGCGAAGCCTGCTCGATCAGGGCCAGCCCGCCGGAGGGCTTTTCCTTTCCCTGCCTGCCCCTCAAATCGTCGAGATCGCCGCCGTCGCAGGATTCGATTTCGTTCTGATCGATCTGGAGCACACGCTGATCGGCGGAAGGGAGCTGGAGGAGCTGATCGCCGCGGCCGATCGCTCGGGAATAAGCGCTTTGGTGCGAGTGGCGGATGCGCGCTCCGAACGTATTCTTCCGGTCCTGGACGCGGGAGCGGCCGGCATCGTAGTCGCGCGCGTCTCGAGCCTCGAGGACGCGAGAGAAGCGATTCGCCGAGCGCGCTACGCCCCCTTGGGGAACAGGGGATTGAATGCCGGCCGGCTCGGGCGTTTTGGAGACTGCGACCTGCCTGCGCTTCTTCGGCAACTCGATCGGGAAACGCTCCTGATCGCGCTCATAGAGGATGCAGTCGGCCTCGCCGCCGCCGAAGAGATCGCTTCTCTGCCCGGGCTCGACGGCCTCCTCCTCGGAGCCGCCGATTACTCTCAGTCGATTGGCGTCCCCTGGCAGACCACAGCGGAGTCCGTTCGCGCGGCGGACCGACAACTTGCCGCGATCGCCCGTCGAACCGGCCGCTATTTCTTCGCAATTCCGCGGCGCGACGAGGATGTCGTCGATCATCTCCGCGACGGCGCGCTCGGAATCATCGCCGGCAATGACCGTGGCGTTCTGCGGCAAGCGCTTTCGTCCAAAGACCGCCTCTGGCGCGAGATCTACCGCAGGCAAGAAATCGGAAGCAGGAGAATAGAGGACGAATGA
- the sbnA gene encoding 2,3-diaminopropionate biosynthesis protein SbnA has product MIPNLCSFVGDTPLVELEVSFDNAAIRLFAKLEMFNPGGSIKDRPALFMIRQAMADGKITKASHLVESSSGNLAIAIAMIARQMKLEFTAVIDPNITKNNRELIETYGGKIELVDEKDEEGGYLQSRICRVRRLLDELPNAVWLNQYANPDNRRSHYEGVGAEIVRDMPVEPTHAFIGVSTCGTIMGVARRLREAWPTVRIVAVDVVGSVIFGSPGGKRRLPGIGASRVPEQLDTREIDEVVYVTDWESMQGCHRLVREEGLLAGGSSGSIIAAIEKMAPRLPRGAVIVTIMPDRGERYLDTVYNRNWLSESDRVRRPLDESHRVLTRFRELQSINRS; this is encoded by the coding sequence CGATCAGGCTGTTCGCCAAGTTGGAAATGTTCAACCCCGGAGGCAGTATCAAGGATCGTCCGGCCTTGTTCATGATCCGACAAGCGATGGCTGACGGCAAAATCACTAAAGCTAGCCATTTGGTCGAGAGTTCGTCCGGAAACCTCGCCATCGCCATCGCAATGATCGCACGACAGATGAAGCTGGAGTTTACGGCCGTCATCGATCCAAACATCACGAAAAACAACCGCGAGCTGATCGAGACTTACGGAGGCAAAATCGAGCTCGTCGATGAAAAGGACGAAGAAGGCGGCTATTTGCAATCGCGAATTTGTCGCGTACGCCGACTTCTGGACGAACTACCCAACGCCGTCTGGCTGAATCAGTACGCCAATCCAGACAACCGACGATCTCATTACGAAGGCGTCGGAGCGGAAATTGTAAGAGACATGCCGGTCGAGCCGACACACGCCTTTATCGGCGTCAGCACATGCGGAACGATCATGGGGGTAGCACGTCGACTACGCGAAGCATGGCCAACCGTTCGTATCGTGGCCGTCGATGTCGTTGGCTCCGTCATATTCGGCTCTCCAGGTGGAAAGAGACGGCTTCCGGGCATCGGCGCCAGCCGTGTTCCAGAACAGCTCGACACGCGCGAGATTGACGAGGTCGTCTATGTGACCGATTGGGAGTCTATGCAGGGTTGCCATCGGCTCGTTCGCGAAGAAGGACTTCTTGCGGGCGGTTCCTCGGGGTCAATTATCGCAGCAATTGAAAAAATGGCCCCTCGGCTTCCGCGGGGCGCTGTCATCGTCACGATCATGCCCGATCGCGGCGAGCGTTATCTCGACACCGTCTACAATCGTAACTGGCTATCTGAGAGCGATCGTGTGCGGCGACCTCTCGATGAGTCGCATAGAGTCCTCACCAGGTTCCGCGAACTGCAAAGCATCAACCGATCTTAG
- a CDS encoding IucA/IucC family protein, whose translation MTTTSEEPAAFWDRLERNRLINTWVRERCPELAARMAERSTEAAATVWEIPLGRQSLLAVCGRYSPGGFHDWNAVRLHDSRTSADEIVPFDLARLMLDSLGDGTADERSQACERILHSIESSRNHARFLSKQELVSCAEQAERGLWFGHPFHPLAKSILGFTSSDFDRYGPERHARFQLCWLLAKPDRVESYGCTPESMSSADAVLTAASGLSTSVIAGRTLIPCHPWQAERLRNIPHIRDDLESGILSLLGPAGDVSIPTSSVRTVWFKESKLFVKLPLEARITNFSRVNTAEQLARSIAGARAITAAAEQVRAAGLSILREASGRILRDRRDSRRTYPETGFLLRLADFDEGADPIVVAGFAERDPRTARPNLYAIAGQHFDGQQRTFEWVERYMDVVLLPLVRLFATTGLCLEAHAQNSLVGFERGWPRRLFVRDLEGVAVDRAVFQRACPSVVDLDEALFYERDVVRRRFLYYVIVNHIAHVLSVVAELSGMREESLWAASRSVLEKEAGAARTIIEEILSAPFLPAKANLMSCVAGRGETPDYVMIANPFSAGCASIRPRNLEEASP comes from the coding sequence ATGACGACAACGAGCGAAGAACCCGCGGCCTTTTGGGACCGTCTGGAACGAAACCGGCTGATCAACACCTGGGTGCGGGAAAGATGCCCAGAGCTCGCCGCGAGGATGGCGGAGAGATCCACAGAGGCGGCGGCAACCGTCTGGGAGATTCCTCTCGGCCGCCAATCCCTGCTCGCCGTCTGCGGACGCTACTCGCCAGGCGGATTCCACGATTGGAACGCGGTTCGGCTCCATGACTCTCGGACGAGCGCGGATGAAATCGTGCCGTTCGATCTCGCCCGCCTCATGCTCGACTCGCTCGGCGATGGAACCGCAGACGAGAGAAGTCAAGCCTGCGAACGGATTCTTCATTCGATCGAATCGAGCCGCAACCACGCCAGATTTCTCTCGAAACAAGAACTAGTCTCTTGTGCAGAGCAAGCCGAGCGCGGTCTTTGGTTCGGACATCCATTCCATCCACTCGCAAAGAGCATCCTCGGTTTCACGTCGAGCGATTTCGACAGATACGGGCCCGAACGGCACGCGCGATTTCAGCTCTGCTGGCTGCTGGCGAAACCCGATCGGGTCGAGAGCTACGGTTGCACGCCAGAGTCGATGTCGAGCGCCGACGCCGTTCTGACCGCGGCGTCCGGATTGAGCACGAGTGTGATCGCCGGACGGACGCTCATTCCCTGCCATCCTTGGCAGGCCGAACGGCTCAGGAACATTCCGCATATTCGCGACGATTTGGAATCGGGAATATTGTCGCTTCTCGGTCCGGCGGGCGACGTCTCAATTCCGACGTCTTCGGTGCGGACCGTCTGGTTCAAGGAGAGCAAACTTTTCGTCAAACTTCCTCTCGAAGCTCGCATCACCAATTTCTCACGCGTGAACACCGCAGAGCAGTTGGCCCGCAGCATAGCTGGGGCGCGCGCGATCACGGCGGCCGCAGAGCAGGTGCGCGCAGCGGGGCTCTCCATTCTGCGGGAGGCAAGCGGACGAATCCTGCGCGACCGGCGGGATTCTCGCCGCACCTATCCCGAGACTGGCTTTCTCTTGCGATTGGCCGACTTCGACGAAGGCGCCGATCCGATCGTCGTCGCCGGTTTCGCGGAGCGCGATCCCCGCACAGCTCGTCCGAATCTGTACGCCATCGCCGGACAGCATTTCGATGGACAGCAACGGACATTCGAGTGGGTCGAAAGATACATGGATGTCGTTCTGCTTCCACTCGTCAGGCTGTTCGCCACGACAGGTCTCTGCCTCGAGGCGCATGCGCAAAACAGCCTCGTCGGTTTCGAGAGGGGCTGGCCACGGCGCCTTTTCGTGCGCGATCTCGAGGGGGTCGCCGTCGATCGCGCGGTTTTCCAGCGCGCCTGTCCGTCCGTCGTCGATCTCGACGAAGCCTTGTTCTACGAGCGCGACGTGGTTCGTCGACGTTTTCTCTATTACGTCATCGTCAATCACATCGCCCACGTCTTATCCGTCGTCGCGGAGCTTTCCGGCATGAGGGAGGAAAGCCTATGGGCGGCGAGTCGCAGTGTGCTCGAGAAGGAAGCGGGCGCAGCCCGAACAATTATCGAAGAGATTCTTTCCGCGCCTTTCCTGCCCGCCAAAGCCAATCTCATGAGTTGCGTCGCCGGACGCGGTGAAACGCCAGATTACGTGATGATCGCCAATCCGTTCAGCGCCGGATGCGCCAGTATTCGTCCTAGAAATCTCGAAGAGGCTTCGCCATGA
- the sbnB gene encoding 2,3-diaminopropionate biosynthesis protein SbnB, whose amino-acid sequence MSALDIARHTPATTHVLRFLSRTDIASLGGDRSELYMQAVEDGFRLHAAGDYAQPLKPYLRSPRSSHIADRIIAMPAWIGGNDPIAGLKWIGSKHDNPSARSIERASAVIVLNDPSTHFPIAILEAGRISALRTAAVTGVACRRLAKPLFDRVAIIGCGPIGRTQIEMFCEQFPHIREIRLHDVHARNLSEGVQWAQAAFPDVEFVPVEQPRAAIEGADVVVTCTVTDRPYLQFEWLSPGTFLANVSIMDVEKEVFLRADKVVVDDWDQSNREKKIINQLVEAGAFSRRQLYAELGEIVVGSKPGRENAEEIILLNPMGMAIDDIVCARAILRRAEAEDVGTMLDLF is encoded by the coding sequence ATGAGCGCTCTCGATATCGCCCGTCATACGCCGGCGACCACTCATGTATTGCGTTTTCTCTCTCGCACCGACATCGCTTCTCTCGGGGGCGATCGTTCCGAACTCTACATGCAAGCGGTGGAAGACGGTTTCCGACTTCATGCCGCGGGCGACTATGCACAGCCGCTGAAGCCCTATTTACGCAGTCCCCGTTCCTCCCATATCGCCGACCGCATCATTGCAATGCCTGCCTGGATCGGCGGAAATGATCCGATCGCCGGGCTCAAATGGATCGGATCGAAACACGACAACCCGTCCGCCCGGTCCATCGAACGAGCGAGCGCCGTCATCGTCCTGAACGACCCCAGCACGCATTTCCCGATCGCAATTCTCGAGGCGGGTCGGATCAGCGCTCTGCGCACTGCTGCTGTAACGGGCGTAGCCTGCCGTCGCCTCGCGAAGCCACTATTCGATCGCGTAGCGATTATCGGTTGCGGCCCAATCGGACGCACGCAGATCGAAATGTTCTGCGAGCAATTTCCACACATTCGAGAGATCCGTCTTCACGACGTCCATGCGAGAAACCTCAGCGAAGGCGTTCAATGGGCGCAAGCCGCGTTTCCCGACGTAGAATTCGTGCCTGTCGAGCAGCCTCGCGCCGCCATTGAGGGAGCGGACGTGGTGGTGACCTGTACGGTAACCGATCGGCCATACTTGCAATTCGAGTGGCTCTCGCCGGGAACATTCCTCGCCAATGTCTCCATAATGGACGTGGAGAAAGAAGTCTTCCTGAGGGCGGACAAGGTCGTCGTGGACGACTGGGATCAGTCCAACCGCGAAAAAAAGATCATCAATCAACTCGTCGAGGCGGGCGCCTTCTCGAGGCGGCAGCTCTATGCGGAACTCGGCGAGATTGTCGTCGGCTCCAAGCCAGGCCGCGAGAACGCCGAAGAAATTATTCTGCTCAACCCGATGGGAATGGCGATCGACGACATTGTCTGCGCGCGGGCTATTCTCCGCCGCGCGGAAGCAGAAGACGTCGGAACAATGCTCGATTTGTTTTGA
- a CDS encoding type III PLP-dependent enzyme: MTAFAPSLEMIEHLVSRDRPVSAFIHDLDALDRHARRLVSALPPGADLFYAIKANSDPAILRTLAPIVAGFEVASAGEIRKVREAIGDDARIIMGGPARTATDFAAVVDHVVERVHIESIHLLHLANAVAEARNTTLPILLRVNLSGPVPGATITMGGRPTQFGIDESEIDEAVAALAACPHLRFDGFHLHTVSNNLDAETHADFCLEALSRARRIADRHGLDLRVVNLGGGWGVNYARIDALFDVDCLARRLRDALAPGVPQIQFECGRIVAAYCTVYVSEVVDVKTNHGKAFALLRGGSHHFRLPSAWRHRHPFIVINRENWPWKWPRRAHTDCLVTVTGELCTPKDVLLDAEPLSTLRIGDLVCFLLAGAYGWDISHHDFLSNAHPERIFLPARQAGGDKER; this comes from the coding sequence ATGACCGCCTTCGCTCCATCCCTCGAAATGATAGAACATCTGGTCAGCCGCGACCGGCCGGTGTCGGCCTTCATCCATGATCTCGACGCGCTCGATCGTCACGCGCGTCGGCTCGTATCCGCTCTGCCGCCCGGGGCCGATCTTTTCTATGCGATCAAAGCGAACAGCGATCCGGCCATACTGAGAACATTGGCGCCGATCGTCGCCGGCTTCGAGGTCGCCTCGGCCGGAGAAATCCGCAAAGTGCGCGAGGCGATCGGGGACGACGCCCGCATCATCATGGGCGGGCCGGCGAGAACCGCCACGGATTTCGCCGCGGTCGTCGACCATGTCGTCGAACGCGTGCATATCGAGAGCATTCATCTTCTCCATCTCGCCAACGCGGTGGCCGAGGCCAGGAATACGACGCTTCCCATTCTCCTTCGCGTGAATCTGTCAGGTCCGGTTCCCGGCGCGACGATCACCATGGGCGGACGGCCGACCCAGTTCGGAATTGACGAATCCGAGATCGACGAAGCCGTCGCCGCACTCGCCGCCTGTCCGCATCTGCGCTTCGACGGATTTCATCTTCACACCGTATCGAACAATCTCGACGCCGAGACTCATGCAGATTTCTGTCTCGAGGCTCTATCGCGAGCGAGGCGCATCGCCGATCGTCACGGGCTCGATCTCCGCGTCGTGAATCTCGGCGGCGGTTGGGGCGTCAACTATGCCAGGATAGACGCTCTTTTCGATGTGGATTGCCTCGCCCGGCGCCTGCGTGACGCGCTGGCACCGGGTGTGCCGCAAATTCAATTCGAGTGTGGGCGGATCGTCGCAGCCTATTGCACTGTCTATGTGAGCGAGGTCGTCGACGTCAAAACGAATCATGGAAAGGCCTTTGCGCTCCTGCGCGGCGGTTCCCATCATTTCCGCCTGCCCTCGGCGTGGCGCCACAGGCACCCATTCATCGTCATTAATCGGGAGAACTGGCCATGGAAATGGCCAAGGCGCGCCCATACGGATTGCCTGGTCACTGTGACTGGAGAGCTCTGCACGCCAAAGGACGTGCTGCTCGATGCAGAACCTCTTTCCACTTTGCGCATAGGCGATCTCGTCTGTTTCCTCTTGGCGGGCGCCTATGGCTGGGACATTTCGCATCACGATTTCCTCAGCAATGCTCATCCGGAAAGGATATTTCTGCCCGCTCGGCAGGCCGGCGGGGACAAGGAAAGGTGA
- a CDS encoding MFS transporter, protein MSASLLSSRHASLLLVQFLTAATPLAVIPFLSLQLEQLTGGRTAEASFWTAVAAAAPAATAVVATPLWSRFARGREVSLLLSSTCVLTAASYVTMAIADGAATFAIGRALQGAAGSSIILLLAIDGSSARPTRGYIDLQQAFSAGCCVGPILGGWAFAHQRLSVLLFFAAAALVALATACALLFRSAYFYPPQRREGETQLSESVFALGGRNRVLIVAALFGTAGAFGFIPFFAEWAMRRDAARLDSSAAGMVHASAWLAAMIVLPIWSRVIESVAATRSIAFSLLGTSAACAALSLSATTPWIIAFRIAHGAFHSGLNPAVYAGVRQSDEGVGELAWARTAVTLGQILGPALCGAVVPFAGVDGALALAAGLPAVGLLVLLSVRGDR, encoded by the coding sequence ATGAGCGCGTCTCTTCTGAGCTCCCGACACGCTTCGCTTCTCCTCGTGCAATTCCTGACGGCCGCCACCCCACTCGCCGTTATCCCGTTCCTCTCGTTGCAGTTGGAGCAACTGACGGGAGGTCGGACAGCGGAGGCGTCTTTCTGGACCGCGGTGGCGGCTGCCGCGCCCGCAGCGACAGCGGTGGTTGCGACACCGTTGTGGAGTCGTTTCGCGCGCGGGCGGGAGGTGTCTCTGCTGCTGTCTTCGACCTGCGTGTTGACCGCCGCGAGTTACGTAACCATGGCCATCGCGGATGGCGCCGCGACATTCGCGATCGGGCGCGCTCTGCAGGGCGCCGCCGGCAGCAGCATCATCCTGCTGCTCGCCATCGACGGCTCGAGCGCGCGTCCCACGCGCGGCTATATCGACTTACAGCAAGCATTCTCCGCGGGCTGCTGCGTCGGGCCCATTCTCGGCGGATGGGCTTTCGCGCATCAGCGCCTCTCGGTCTTATTGTTTTTCGCTGCCGCCGCTCTTGTCGCGCTCGCGACCGCCTGCGCCCTGCTCTTCCGGAGCGCCTACTTCTATCCACCGCAACGACGCGAAGGCGAGACCCAATTGTCCGAGTCGGTCTTTGCACTTGGCGGTCGCAATCGCGTCCTGATCGTCGCCGCCCTGTTCGGAACGGCTGGCGCTTTCGGCTTCATTCCTTTTTTTGCCGAATGGGCGATGAGGCGAGACGCCGCCCGTCTCGACTCGAGCGCCGCAGGCATGGTCCACGCGTCGGCCTGGTTAGCCGCGATGATCGTCCTCCCCATTTGGAGCCGAGTCATCGAAAGCGTAGCGGCGACCCGTTCGATCGCATTTTCATTGTTGGGTACGTCGGCGGCCTGCGCAGCGCTGTCCCTTTCAGCGACCACGCCCTGGATTATCGCTTTTCGCATCGCGCACGGAGCCTTTCATTCTGGGCTCAATCCGGCCGTCTACGCCGGCGTTCGCCAATCGGACGAAGGCGTCGGAGAGCTCGCCTGGGCCCGTACGGCTGTGACCTTGGGGCAGATTCTCGGGCCTGCGCTATGCGGGGCCGTCGTTCCCTTTGCCGGCGTCGATGGCGCGCTCGCGCTCGCTGCGGGGCTTCCCGCCGTTGGACTGCTGGTTCTCCTCAGCGTGCGAGGCGATCGATGA
- a CDS encoding IucA/IucC family protein: MRQPLIASADPVLAELLELLWTEDIAGFRSRMLVEARDGRATACLRLGEHALSAELAWDAWREELRPVAVFERSSGDVLRTLNARDLLWIALSSLSDLDLAILDRTIRQLDDTVQNFEFLEKAVPRLENESKLALAKGDNSIWEQLAAWRDRPFHPLARGRGGWGRDEIESYGAEFGRLFALRWCAAPRDRIRMSPAMERGEPADFILDPPQAEALTEKMARSGLAESHIALPVHPWHLDTAVALEFAPELASGEIVALELIGPLVSATSSLRTVAIAANPHRHIKLPLDVCTLGVHRLMSAQSLHNGLMGAALLEQACSRRPTIAPRVRIADETRFWTFDEASHDIFAPRTAVLGCAIRDLPVSANDTALVPLASFSVAPCAGLPPAIEQALEIRPGTSVEGFLEELFRLVIGVAIEALHCGFMPEMHGQNVLIELVSGQPTRIVLRDHDTVRCLPEWLRRAGLQPPAYLIKDPGRATMLLERPEDLIAYAQTLLFDVALRAICEAVDRSGRLELHASKRLLRRVTTREIETLEAPPDIRERLRTAFLDDREWPFKQILTPLLATTQLGLGMPSAIGRAKNPLANPEQVA; this comes from the coding sequence ATGCGCCAACCGCTCATCGCCTCAGCCGACCCTGTGCTCGCGGAGCTTCTGGAACTCTTGTGGACGGAGGACATCGCGGGCTTTCGCTCTCGGATGCTGGTCGAAGCCCGAGACGGCCGAGCGACTGCCTGCTTGCGCCTCGGCGAGCACGCGCTTTCGGCGGAGTTGGCTTGGGACGCCTGGCGCGAGGAGCTTCGACCGGTGGCGGTCTTCGAGCGCTCGTCGGGGGATGTCCTTCGGACACTAAATGCTAGAGATCTGTTGTGGATTGCGCTTTCGAGTCTGAGCGATCTCGATCTCGCCATACTCGATCGCACCATACGTCAACTCGACGATACCGTTCAAAATTTCGAGTTTCTGGAGAAAGCCGTTCCTCGCCTCGAGAATGAGAGCAAGCTCGCCCTCGCAAAGGGCGACAATTCGATCTGGGAGCAGTTAGCGGCGTGGCGCGACAGGCCTTTCCATCCTCTTGCGCGCGGCAGGGGAGGCTGGGGACGGGACGAAATCGAATCCTATGGAGCGGAGTTTGGGCGCTTATTTGCGCTGCGTTGGTGTGCGGCGCCGCGTGATCGTATCCGGATGTCTCCCGCGATGGAACGCGGTGAGCCGGCGGATTTCATCCTCGACCCGCCCCAGGCGGAAGCGTTGACGGAAAAAATGGCGCGAAGCGGCCTTGCGGAGAGTCATATCGCGCTACCTGTTCACCCTTGGCATTTGGACACTGCGGTCGCTCTTGAATTCGCCCCCGAATTAGCCTCGGGCGAGATCGTTGCTCTGGAGCTCATCGGACCACTCGTTTCTGCAACATCGTCTTTGAGAACGGTTGCAATTGCTGCAAATCCGCATCGCCACATCAAGCTCCCCTTGGATGTCTGTACGCTCGGCGTGCACCGGCTCATGAGCGCTCAGTCGCTTCATAACGGATTGATGGGCGCAGCGCTGCTGGAGCAAGCCTGCTCGCGCAGACCGACCATCGCTCCGCGGGTTCGGATCGCCGACGAAACACGCTTCTGGACTTTCGACGAAGCCTCGCACGACATATTCGCACCGCGGACGGCCGTTCTCGGTTGCGCCATTCGCGACCTTCCTGTCTCCGCCAACGACACGGCGCTGGTCCCGTTGGCGAGCTTTTCCGTCGCGCCATGTGCGGGATTGCCTCCGGCGATCGAACAGGCGCTCGAAATTCGGCCCGGAACAAGTGTCGAAGGCTTTCTCGAGGAGCTCTTTCGGCTCGTCATCGGCGTTGCCATCGAGGCGCTGCATTGCGGCTTCATGCCGGAGATGCACGGTCAGAACGTCCTGATCGAGCTGGTTAGTGGGCAGCCTACCAGGATCGTGCTGCGCGATCACGACACGGTGCGCTGCCTACCGGAATGGCTGAGGAGAGCGGGCCTTCAGCCGCCGGCCTATCTGATCAAGGACCCCGGCCGTGCGACCATGCTCCTGGAGCGCCCGGAGGATCTGATCGCCTATGCGCAGACACTGCTGTTCGATGTCGCCCTGCGTGCGATTTGCGAAGCGGTCGATCGTTCGGGGCGCCTCGAGCTTCACGCCTCGAAGCGCCTGCTCCGGCGCGTCACTACGCGGGAGATCGAGACGCTCGAGGCGCCGCCGGATATTCGCGAGCGGCTGAGAACCGCTTTTCTCGATGATCGAGAATGGCCTTTCAAGCAGATTTTGACTCCTCTTCTCGCAACCACGCAACTCGGCCTCGGCATGCCAAGTGCGATCGGCCGGGCGAAAAACCCGCTCGCGAATCCGGAGCAGGTCGCATGA
- a CDS encoding IucA/IucC family protein gives MTPCEPSYARAHDQIDLGAWAAAGRRVVSQLLTALVNESLTPYCAVSIEPVNSREVEVVLDVLPGALLYRMRARRALAYDRLLVIEDSVRRISDTEQNLPDPIRLLTDLFPALPGTREARTQFVEEILRTWSNHAQSLCFGAASGAKLLALPFEEAESALTDGHRLHPCFKSRVGFSPSDNLAYGPEFANAVRPVWLAVHPELVASRAIRTGQDQDHAIIAASIDEASRREFAAVLTSMVDEPSAYHWLPVHPWQWERIVEAGTVAPRADSRIVLLGRSQRRYLPQQSIRTLSDITERHAPSLKLALSIRNTSTARTLARHTVLNAPIVSEWLRNIAFSDSFLSKTGAIFLMEHMGSAVALPRDDDPARGLTGALAAIWRDPIGIFLADDEEAAPFSVLTHLDHDGRPAIENWIRRHGAQAWTSALLRAAMLPVVHLLLARGVALESHQQNMILVHREGWPVRVALKDFHDGVRFIPSKLDAPRPNLAPTPVEHARVNRNSYVEASDPEDVRDFMFDALFGVNLAELALFLDRHFDFDEQRFWLLAIDMLRKYLSENDSARAGVKTFRFLDPSVAVEDLARRRLEPDATSGRRARNPLVGLNGDIVGMLS, from the coding sequence ATGACCCCATGCGAACCGAGCTATGCCAGGGCGCATGATCAAATCGATCTTGGCGCGTGGGCGGCGGCCGGCCGTCGAGTCGTCTCGCAATTGCTGACGGCCCTTGTGAACGAAAGCCTCACGCCCTACTGCGCGGTTTCGATCGAGCCGGTCAATTCCCGCGAAGTGGAAGTCGTTCTGGACGTCCTTCCGGGAGCGCTTCTCTATAGGATGCGGGCGCGTCGTGCGCTCGCCTACGATCGCCTGTTGGTCATAGAGGACTCGGTGCGCAGAATATCGGACACCGAGCAGAACCTCCCTGATCCGATACGTCTGCTGACCGATCTTTTTCCAGCGCTTCCAGGAACGCGGGAGGCCCGAACGCAGTTCGTAGAAGAAATTCTCCGTACCTGGTCGAACCACGCACAATCGCTCTGCTTTGGCGCGGCCAGCGGCGCCAAATTATTGGCGCTTCCGTTCGAGGAGGCGGAGAGCGCTCTGACCGATGGGCATCGGCTCCATCCATGCTTCAAATCCCGCGTCGGCTTCTCGCCCAGCGACAACCTTGCTTACGGACCCGAATTCGCTAACGCCGTCCGACCGGTTTGGCTCGCCGTCCATCCGGAACTGGTAGCGAGCCGCGCTATTCGCACCGGGCAGGACCAAGATCATGCCATTATCGCTGCGTCGATCGACGAGGCGAGCAGGCGAGAATTCGCCGCCGTGCTCACCAGCATGGTCGACGAGCCAAGCGCCTACCACTGGCTGCCCGTGCATCCCTGGCAATGGGAAAGGATTGTGGAAGCGGGAACGGTTGCGCCGAGGGCGGATTCGCGCATCGTCCTCCTTGGGAGATCACAGCGCCGATATCTGCCTCAACAGTCGATCCGCACGCTGTCGGATATAACCGAACGTCACGCGCCGTCTCTGAAACTCGCTCTGTCCATACGCAACACGTCGACGGCGCGGACACTCGCGCGCCATACGGTCTTGAACGCGCCGATCGTCAGTGAATGGCTGAGAAACATCGCATTCTCGGATTCCTTCCTCAGCAAAACGGGAGCAATTTTTCTCATGGAACATATGGGCAGCGCCGTTGCTTTGCCGAGAGATGACGATCCGGCCAGAGGACTGACCGGCGCTCTAGCGGCGATCTGGCGCGACCCCATCGGAATCTTTCTTGCCGACGACGAAGAAGCCGCGCCTTTTTCGGTGCTCACCCATCTCGATCACGACGGCCGGCCGGCAATCGAGAACTGGATTCGGCGACATGGCGCGCAGGCATGGACATCGGCTTTGCTCCGTGCGGCGATGCTTCCGGTGGTCCATCTGCTTCTCGCTCGCGGGGTCGCCCTCGAGAGCCACCAGCAGAACATGATCTTGGTGCATCGCGAGGGATGGCCGGTCCGCGTTGCGCTGAAGGATTTCCACGACGGCGTTCGGTTCATCCCGAGCAAGCTCGATGCGCCGCGCCCGAACCTCGCCCCGACCCCTGTCGAGCATGCGCGCGTCAATCGCAATTCCTATGTGGAGGCGAGCGATCCCGAAGACGTGCGCGACTTCATGTTCGACGCCCTGTTCGGCGTCAATCTCGCCGAACTCGCCTTGTTCCTCGACCGCCACTTCGATTTCGACGAACAGCGTTTCTGGCTGCTGGCGATCGATATGCTTCGAAAATACCTGTCGGAAAACGACAGCGCGCGCGCTGGCGTGAAGACGTTTCGTTTTCTCGATCCGTCGGTCGCTGTCGAAGATCTCGCGCGGCGCCGTCTGGAGCCAGACGCCACTTCGGGAAGGCGCGCACGCAATCCTCTCGTCGGTCTGAACGGCGACATCGTCGGGATGTTGTCGTGA